One Palaemon carinicauda isolate YSFRI2023 chromosome 4, ASM3689809v2, whole genome shotgun sequence DNA segment encodes these proteins:
- the LOC137640154 gene encoding protein DENND6A: MPPNDDKDVPMIPWDNFSNWVHAICVVTFDLELGQAMELIYPADRELTERERTNICYLAFPDSNSGLMGNVQFHFRIRQCPQSNPLHARPAIHQYNATCPVNIQTEDGYLYGYVYFRQVKDRTLRRGYFQKSVVLLSHLPLVSLFTNVLDLVAPEYFDTGEASLEAACHHLDQWPSPIAGTTLSLPLLGTILQVRIPSRQDKPGASSLTPPSPLHATQNPLSVMIPCPHETEAFRVLAPVLPHLNLLWELVITAEPLVVMAMSPTTAANTVQTLVSLISPLKFGGDYRPFFTIHDSEFKEYTTRTSAPPNVILGVTNPFFAKTLQHWPHIIRIGDNTGSPSAQKHKLKKASGLKTVEQKPGVYTKYRPHLQADKGLVKRLLKGVQTGRPVEVQSALLRRHLLELTQSFMIPLERYVASLMPLQKNISPYKAIPSLRPFNPDDFLATLELYGPQLTSGIRGDWEGLYRRFFRSVNFSLWFNARYQEVSDKLSELHLQALSEADLGDWVSTRTEVEVVDMVLRLRSKLNDADTIQTSQQTRDKLQAHVQTLLSSLPEDLRSVLHAS, from the exons ttaaTCTACCCAGCAGACAGAGAACTGACGGAGCGTGAGCGCACTAACATATGCTACCTGGCTTTTCCCGATAGCAATTCTGGTTTGATGGGTAATGTGCAATTTCATTTTCGAATTCGCCAATGTCCACAGTCCAATCCACTCCATGCTCGCCCTGCCATTCATCAGTACAACGCCACGTGTCCTGTGAATATTCAG ACGGAAGATGGTTACTTGTATGGATATGTATACTTCCGGCAGGTTAAAGACCGAACTCTAAGAAGAGGTTACTTCCAGAAA AGTGTGGTGCTTTTGTCACATCTGCCCTTGGTATCACTCTTTACAAATGTGTTGGATTTGGTCGCGCCGGAATATTTTGATACGGGGGAGGCCAGTCTAGAGGCTGCTTGTCACCATTTGGATCAGTGGCCCTCACCCATTGCAGGAACCACTTTGAGCTTACCACTTCTTGGCACCATATTGCAG GTTAGAATACCCAGCAGGCAGGATAAACCTGGTGCATCATCATTAACACCACCATCACCTCTTCATGCTACACAGAACCCTCTATCTGTTATGATACCTTGTCCACATGAAACGGAG GCATTCCGAGTTTTGGCTCCAGTTCTTCCTCACTTGAATTTGTTATGGGAATTAGTAATTACAGCTGAACCATTAGTTGTAATGGCCATGTCTCCAACAACAGCAGCCAATACTGTGCAAACATTAGTAAG TCTTATATCACCTTTGAAATTTGGGGGTGATTACCGGCCGTTCTTCACCATACATGACTCAGAATTCAAGGAGTACACAACGAGAACTTCTGCACCACCCAACGTTATTCTTGGGGTGACAAATCCCTTTTTTGCCAAAACGTTACAACACTGGCCACATATCATTAGAATTGGTGATAACACAG GATCCCCAAGTGCCCAAAAGCATAAATTGAAAAAAGCTTCAGGTCTGAAAACTGTTGAACAGAAACCAGGAGTTTACACTAAATATCGGCCCCATCTTCAGGCAGACAAG GGTTTGGTGAAAAGGTTGTTGAAAGGTGTACAAACAGGTCGTCCAGTTGAAGTTCAAAGTGCACTGCTAAGAAGACACCTACTAGAGTTAACCCAGTCATTTATGATTCCTTTGGAGAGATATGTAGCTTCACTGATGCCCCTCCAGAAAAATATATCCCCCTACAAG GCAATACCAAGTTTACGTCCATTCAACCCTGATGACTTCTTAGCCACTTTAGAGTTGTATGGACCGCAATTGACAAGTGGCATTCGAGGTGATTGGGAAGGCCTTTATAGGAGATTCTTCCGCTCAGTTAATTTCTCCTTGTGGTTTAATGCTCGATATCAGGAGGTCTCTGATAAACTCTCAGAGCTACATCTCCAAGCTCTCAGTGAAGCA GACTTGGGTGACTGGGTATCAACACGTACAGAGGTGGAAGTTGTTGACATGGTGTTGAGACTTCGATCTAAACTCAATGATGCAGACACCATACAGACATCTCAACAAACAAGAGACAAATTACAAGCACATGTCCAAACACTTTTGTCATCTTTACCAGAAGATCTTCGATCTGTGCTTCATGCAAGCTGA